One Triticum dicoccoides isolate Atlit2015 ecotype Zavitan chromosome 5B, WEW_v2.0, whole genome shotgun sequence genomic window carries:
- the LOC119309485 gene encoding protein ENDOSPERM DEFECTIVE 1-like, protein ALSSSASSSPRLSTSSSRASSPTPSPRAHTRVATPFANENQPPLVPPSTRRRAVQKLFGEIGANPRASVSSSAAGAPPPRLLTRASSGPAPSTGRRGYPRPPTPARASSCPSAADDAASCSSTDTSSTLTDFSEPDGILVPAAPCESPPLLGPASCRGGRLSSELRSSVPESGGSTRGAAIPLCHRSLNSALSSCPAPAAKVMAAPRPPQPHGTKLAEMKKAAVIGGRKVAGKQEDVHQLRLLDNRYVQYRFLNARGAEAARAKAAAAENSLFGLAERIAGLRESVADKRAEAEKIKRDQRLCSIVGGQVPYLDRWSDVEEDYSSCLTGATSALHNASLRLPIIGGVRANYEEISEVLNSAAQLLEPASPLVRDLLPKVEEVDGVASKLAQIITSERDLIEECGNLLNQAHHMQMREYSLRSQLLQLRS, encoded by the exons GccctctcctcctccgcctcctcctccccgcgcctctccacctcctcgtcgcgCGCCTCCTCGCCCACCCCATCGCCGCGCGCCCACACGCGCGTCGCCACGCCCTTCGCCAACGAGAACCAGCCCCCGCTCGTCCCGCCCTCCACCCGCAGGCGCGCCGTCCAGAAGCTGTTCGGCGAAATCGGCGCCAACCCGCGGGCCTCcgtctcctcctccgccgccggcgcccCGCCCCCCAGGCTCCTGACCCGCGCGTCCAGCGGGCCGGCCCCGTCCACGGGGCGCAGGGGCTACCCGCGCCCCCCCACGCCCGCGCGCGCCTCCTCCTGCCCCTCCGCCGCGGACGACGCTGCGTCCTGCAGCTCCACGGACACCTCCTCCACCCTGACCGACTTCTCCGAGCCTGATGGGATCCTGGTGCCCGCCGCGCCCTGCGAGAGCCCGCCGCTGCTCGGCCCGGCGTCCTGCCGCGGCGGGCGCCTGTCGTCGGAGCTCCGGTCCTCGGTTCCTGAGTCGGGCGGGTCCACACGGGGCGCGGCTATCCCGCTGTGCCACCGGTCACTTAATTCGGCTCTGTCTAGCTGCCCGGCTCCGGCGGCGAAGGTTATGGCGGCGCCAAGGCCACCGCAGCCACATGGGACGAAACTAGCGGAGATGAAGAAGGCGGCGGTCATTGGGGGGAGAAAGGTTGCCGGGAAGCAAGAGGACGTGCACCAGCTGCGGCTGCTGGACAACCGCTACGTTCAGTACAGGTTTCTGAACGCCCGGGGGGCAGAGGCGGCCAGGGCCAAGGCTGCTGCGGCGGAG AACTCCCTGTTCGGACTGGCTGAGAGAATTGCTGGGCTACGAGAATCAGTCGCTGATAAGAGGGCAGAGGCTGAGAAGATCAAGAGGGATCAGAGATTGTGCTCAATTGTTGGTGGTCAG GTGCCGTATTTGGATCGATGGAGTGATGTTGAGGAGGATTATTCCAGCTGCTTGACAGGGGCAACATCTGCGCTGCATAATGCCTCACTAAGGCTGCCTATAATTGGGGGTGTTCGG GCAAACTATGAGGAAATCTCAGAAGTTCTTAACTCTGCCGCGCAACTACTGGAGCCGGCGTCGCCTCTTGTTCGAGATTTATTACCAAAG GTTGAAGAAGTTGATGGCGTGGCCTCCAAACTTGCACAAATAATCACTAGTGAAAGGGACTTGATAGAAGAGTGCGGAAATCTACTAAATCAAGCACACCATATGCAG ATGAGGGAGTACAGCTTGAGAAGCCAGCTGTTGCAGTTGAGAAGTTGA